From a single Pseudomonadota bacterium genomic region:
- a CDS encoding RidA family protein has product MSKIIVNVPVMSDAIKKLGVPLSPVVKANGFVFVSGTPPLDLETGAIVRGDIETQTDAVMRNLKRALEAAGSSLDKVVKVNIYAANAAYYSVINKVYGRYFQKDPPARTFVPVAGWPMEFDIEIECTALE; this is encoded by the coding sequence ATGAGCAAGATCATCGTCAACGTCCCCGTCATGTCGGATGCGATCAAGAAGCTGGGCGTGCCCTTGTCGCCGGTAGTGAAGGCGAATGGCTTCGTCTTCGTCTCCGGCACGCCGCCCTTGGATCTCGAGACCGGTGCCATCGTGCGCGGCGACATCGAGACCCAGACCGACGCGGTCATGCGCAATCTGAAGCGTGCGCTCGAGGCCGCCGGCTCCTCCCTCGACAAGGTGGTGAAGGTCAACATCTACGCCGCCAACGCCGCCTATTACAGTGTCATCAACAAGGTCTATGGCCGCTACTTCCAGAAGGATCCGCCGGCGCGCACCTTCGTGCCCGTGGCCGGCTGGCCGATGGAGTTCGACATCGAGATCGAATGCACCGCGCTCGAATGA